A window of Panicum virgatum strain AP13 chromosome 8K, P.virgatum_v5, whole genome shotgun sequence contains these coding sequences:
- the LOC120645093 gene encoding protein SPIRAL1-like 2 isoform X1, which produces MGRGRGVSYGGGQSSLNYLFGGGGGGDEAPAARARPPPPAAAEQRAATAQPTAAAVGTDNEKLKGIPAGVRGSQTNNYFRAQGQNCGNFLTDRPSTKVHAAPGGGSSLDYLFGGK; this is translated from the exons ATGGGGCGTGGCCGGGGAGTGAGCTACGGCGGCGGGCAGAGCTCGCTGAACTACCTcttcggcggcggaggcggcggcgacgaggcccccgcggcgcgcgccaggccgccgccgccggccgcggcggagcagagggcggCCACGGCacagccgacggcggcggcggtgggcacCGACAATGAGAAGCTGAAGGGCATCCCGGCCGGCGTCCGGGGCAGCCAGACCAACAACTACTTCCGGGCGCAGGGCCAGAACTGCGGCAACTTCCTCACG GACCGCCCGTCGACTAAGGTGCacgcggcgcccggcggcggctcgtCGCTCGACTACCTCTTCGGCGGCAAGTGA
- the LOC120645095 gene encoding phosphoserine phosphatase, chloroplastic-like codes for MDGLISARAAGLRSSLPVRLSSSARLLPPASQVPVRFTSPPFRSAKVCKSRGLVAAAALEVSKDGSSAVLANRQPSKDAIETLRNADAVCFDVDSTVIMDEGIDELADFCGAGKAVAEWTAKAMTGDVPFEEALAARLSLIKPSLSQVEECLEKRPPRISPGMADLIKKLKANSTDVFLVSGGFRQMIKPVAFELGISSENIIANQLLFGTSGEYAGFDPTEPTSRSGGKAKAVQQIKQNHGYKTVVMVGDGATDLEARQPGGADLFICYAGVQMREPVAAEADWVVFDFQELITKLP; via the exons ATGGACGGCCTGATCAGcgcacgcgccgccggcctGAGGAGCTCGCTGCCTGTTCGCCTGTCGTCTTCAGCTCGGCTGCTACCGCCGGCTTCGCAAGTGCCGGTTCGGTTCACGAGCCCTCCGTTCCGCTCTGCTAAGGTTTGCAAGAGCCGTGGTTTAGTGGCAGCAGCGGCGCTGGAGGTCTCCAAGGACGGCTCCTCGGCGGTTCTTGCCAATCGCCAGCCTTCCAAAg ATGCTATTGAGACGTTGCGCAACGCCGATGCAGTATGCTTCGATGTCGATAGCACTGTCATCATGGATGAGGGTATTGACGAGCTCGCTGATTTCTGTGGGGCAGGGAAGGCTGTCGCCGAGTGGACAGCGAA AGCAATGACAGGGGATGTTCCATTTGAGGAGGCCCTGGCCGCCAGGCTGTCTTTAATTAAGCCATCACTCTCCCAAGTTGAGGAGTGCTTGGAGAAGAGGCCGCCCAG GATTTCTCCAGGAATGGCTGATTTGATTAAGAAGCTAAAAGCTAATAGTACTGATGTGTTCCTTGTGTCAGGAGGCTTCCGACAAATGATCAAG CCTGTGGCATTTGAGCTTGGTATTTCTTCTGAAAACATCATTGCAAACCAACTGCTATTTGGAACTTCCGGGGAGTATGCTGGTTTTGATCCCACAGAGCCCACTTCACGCAGTGGGGGTAAAGCAAAAGCAGTGCAACAAATAAAACAG AACCATGGCTACAAGACAGTCGTTATGGTTGGAGATGGTGCAACTGATCTTGAG GCTCGGCAACCTGGGGGAGCAGACTTGTTCATCTGTTATGCCGGTGTTCAGATGAGAGAACCAGTTGCAGCAGAAGCTGACTGGGTTGTTTTCGACTTTCAAGAGCTGATCACCAAGTTGCCATAA
- the LOC120645092 gene encoding E3 ubiquitin-protein ligase At3g02290-like, with product MGAFCSCLQPDYSDHHGNHTSSAFRNCMCLRCFTQQLINAYTVLFRAGSVHSVSQAIEATPVDSTESSFDTYRSPPRPLPYDDPRFSPPARDWLRHETPSHSPEESEPLRANGDDEDMETPSRIDKASKTNYDTKMKICSSAYGDKVPPKEHGNYFSYFFPSAEDEDVCPTCLEDYTSENPRILTQCSHHFHLGCIYEWMERSEACPVCGKKMEFDETT from the exons ATGGGAGCTTTCTGTTCATGCCTGCAACCTGATTATTCTGACCACCATGGGAACCACACGTCCTCAGCGTTTAGGAACTGCATGTGCCTCAGATGTTTTACTCAGCAGCTCATCAATGCG TACACTGTTTTGTTCCGAGCTGGATCAGTGCACTCTGTTTCTCAGGCTATAGAAGCCACCCCTGTGGATTCAACTGAGAGTTCCTTTGATACATATCGTTCTCCCCCAAGACCGCTGCCCTATGACGATCCACGATTTTCCCCTCCTGCTCGTGACTGGTTAAGACATGAGACTCCAAGCCATTCCCCAGAGGAATCAGAACCACTTAGAGCAAATggtgatgatgaggacatggaGACACCAAGTAGAATTGACAAGGCAAGTAAAACAAACTATGACACAAAAATGAAGATATGCAGCTCTGCCTATGGAGATAAGGTGCCACCAAAGGAACATGGAAATTACTTCAGCTACTTTTTCCCATCTGCTGAAGATGAAGATGTCTGCCCAACATGTCTTGAAG ATTATACATCTGAGAACCCCAGGATACTGACGCAGTGCTCACACCATTTCCACCTTGGCTGTATTTATGAGTGGATGGAAAGAAGTGAGGCATGCCCTGTCTGTGGAAAG AAAATGGAATTTGACGAGACAACTTAA
- the LOC120645093 gene encoding protein SPIRAL1-like 2 isoform X2, with the protein MGRGRGVSYGGGQSSLNYLFGGGGGGDEAPAAEQRAATAQPTAAAVGTDNEKLKGIPAGVRGSQTNNYFRAQGQNCGNFLTDRPSTKVHAAPGGGSSLDYLFGGK; encoded by the exons ATGGGGCGTGGCCGGGGAGTGAGCTACGGCGGCGGGCAGAGCTCGCTGAACTACCTcttcggcggcggaggcggcggcgacgaggccc ccgcggcggagcagagggcggCCACGGCacagccgacggcggcggcggtgggcacCGACAATGAGAAGCTGAAGGGCATCCCGGCCGGCGTCCGGGGCAGCCAGACCAACAACTACTTCCGGGCGCAGGGCCAGAACTGCGGCAACTTCCTCACG GACCGCCCGTCGACTAAGGTGCacgcggcgcccggcggcggctcgtCGCTCGACTACCTCTTCGGCGGCAAGTGA